A genomic window from Pseudonocardia broussonetiae includes:
- the tatA gene encoding Sec-independent protein translocase subunit TatA, which translates to MPNLGGWELIVLLGVLVLIFGAKKLPDMARSVGQSARVFKGEMRGLKEDRASEAPAEPATPDAPATASLPAVTKTPPAPTAVLPVVEAEVVDARR; encoded by the coding sequence GTGCCGAACCTCGGTGGTTGGGAACTCATCGTCCTGCTCGGCGTCCTCGTGCTGATCTTCGGCGCGAAGAAGCTGCCCGACATGGCCCGCTCGGTCGGCCAGTCCGCCCGCGTGTTCAAGGGCGAGATGCGGGGCCTCAAGGAGGACCGCGCGTCCGAGGCCCCCGCGGAGCCCGCGACCCCGGACGCCCCCGCGACCGCCTCGCTGCCCGCCGTCACGAAGACGCCCCCCGCGCCGACCGCCGTCCTGCCGGTCGTCGAGGCCGAGGTCGTCGACGCGCGTCGCTGA
- a CDS encoding ferritin-like domain-containing protein — MFEGFSKAFVREAINRSSENAVDRRRFLRAAGLTGLGVAGVAGGGLALSGSAFASDGGDDGAVTDAAVLNFALNLEYLEAEFYLRGAFGEGLKDSQIDGVGKLGGVTGGRQVEFESKLARQYAEEIANDERAHVDFLRAALGDAKVARPEIDIEAAFSAAATAAGLIQPGETFDVYANEDNFLLGAFVFEDVGVTAYKGAAALISNKTFLEAAAGILAVEAYHAGLVRTVLLAKGLEDAANAISDARDSLDGPDDLDQGITDDDGNSNIVPTDANGIAFSRDVFQVHNIVYLTPEEAGSGGFFPNGTNGTFTTSGDQT; from the coding sequence GTGTTCGAAGGGTTCAGCAAGGCGTTCGTGCGCGAGGCCATCAACCGCAGCTCGGAGAACGCCGTCGACCGGCGCCGCTTCCTGCGCGCGGCCGGCCTGACCGGTCTCGGCGTGGCGGGTGTCGCCGGCGGCGGCCTCGCGCTGTCCGGCTCGGCGTTCGCGTCCGACGGCGGCGACGACGGCGCCGTCACCGACGCCGCGGTCCTCAACTTCGCCCTCAACCTCGAGTACCTCGAGGCCGAGTTCTACCTCCGCGGCGCCTTCGGTGAGGGCCTCAAGGACTCGCAGATCGACGGCGTCGGCAAGCTCGGCGGCGTCACCGGCGGCCGCCAGGTCGAGTTCGAGTCGAAGCTCGCCCGGCAGTACGCCGAGGAGATCGCCAACGACGAGCGCGCGCACGTCGACTTCCTGCGCGCCGCGCTCGGCGACGCCAAGGTCGCGCGCCCGGAGATCGACATCGAGGCGGCCTTCTCCGCCGCGGCCACGGCCGCCGGCCTGATCCAGCCCGGCGAGACGTTCGACGTCTACGCCAACGAGGACAACTTCCTGCTCGGCGCGTTCGTGTTCGAGGACGTGGGCGTCACGGCCTACAAGGGCGCCGCCGCCCTGATCAGCAACAAGACCTTCCTCGAGGCCGCCGCGGGCATCCTCGCGGTCGAGGCCTACCACGCGGGCCTCGTGCGCACCGTCCTGCTGGCCAAGGGCCTGGAGGACGCCGCGAACGCCATCTCCGACGCCCGCGACAGCCTCGACGGGCCCGACGACCTCGACCAGGGCATCACCGACGACGACGGCAACAGCAACATCGTGCCGACCGACGCCAACGGCATCGCGTTCTCGCGCGACGTCTTCCAGGTCCACAACATCGTGTACCTCACCCCGGAGGAGGCCGGCTCCGGCGGCTTCTTCCCGAACGGCACCAACGGCACCTTCACCACGAGTGGCGACCAGACCTGA
- a CDS encoding IspD/TarI family cytidylyltransferase, whose translation MRVGAAALVLAGGSGSRVGADRNKVYLPVAGRSVLAWSVDALAGAPGVGPVVLVVRPEDHGHVRRLLDHEVDHAVEVVDGGATRQASELAGLRALAGRIGSGEVDVVLVHDGARPLVGPALVAEVLRVARASGGAVPGLVRSDLAVADGATLSAPVRLTAVQTPQGFRAAPLLAAYERAAAEGFAGTDTASCVERFAPGLAVHGVAGDPRNIKITYPHDVDVVAGALRAR comes from the coding sequence GTGCGGGTGGGTGCGGCGGCGTTGGTGCTGGCCGGGGGCAGCGGCAGCCGGGTCGGCGCCGACCGGAACAAGGTGTACCTGCCCGTGGCGGGGCGCTCGGTGCTGGCCTGGTCGGTGGACGCGCTCGCCGGTGCGCCCGGCGTCGGCCCGGTGGTGCTGGTGGTGCGCCCCGAGGACCACGGGCACGTCCGCCGGCTGCTCGACCACGAGGTGGACCACGCCGTGGAGGTCGTCGACGGCGGTGCCACGCGCCAGGCGTCGGAGCTGGCCGGGCTGCGGGCCCTCGCCGGGCGGATCGGCAGCGGCGAGGTCGACGTCGTGCTGGTCCACGACGGGGCGCGGCCGCTCGTCGGGCCCGCGCTGGTGGCGGAGGTGCTGCGCGTCGCCCGCGCGTCCGGGGGAGCGGTGCCCGGGCTGGTGCGCAGCGACCTCGCGGTCGCCGACGGCGCCACGCTCTCGGCGCCGGTGCGCCTCACCGCCGTGCAGACGCCGCAGGGCTTCCGCGCCGCCCCGCTGCTGGCCGCCTACGAGCGCGCCGCGGCCGAGGGGTTCGCCGGCACCGACACGGCGTCGTGCGTGGAGCGGTTCGCGCCGGGGCTCGCCGTGCACGGCGTCGCGGGCGACCCGCGCAACATCAAGATCACCTACCCGCACGACGTGGACGTCGTCGCCGGGGCGCTGCGCGCCCGCTGA
- a CDS encoding oxidoreductase, which translates to MDRWTASDIPPQTGRTIVVTGANSGIGLAAARELARAGARVVLAVRDTAKGEAAAATLHGLPGTAEVRRLDLADLASVREFAAGVDHPVDVLVNNAGLMAVPFRRTVDGFEMQTGTNFLGHFALTGLLLPRLTDRVVTLSSVAHRIGHLDVDDLNWERRRYQRWLAYGQSKLADLVFAYELQRRFVAAGSLLRSTAAHPGYAATNLQSRTESVQDLAMGLLNRVVAQGPEGGALPTLYAATVPDLPGGSYIGPDGPGEVRGAPRPVGSSAASHDRALGRALWERAEALTGVRPDVASAVA; encoded by the coding sequence ATGGACCGGTGGACCGCTTCGGACATCCCGCCCCAGACCGGGCGCACGATCGTCGTGACGGGGGCCAACAGCGGCATCGGCCTCGCCGCCGCGCGCGAGCTGGCGCGGGCGGGTGCGCGGGTCGTGCTGGCCGTGCGCGACACCGCGAAGGGCGAGGCGGCCGCCGCGACGCTGCACGGCCTGCCGGGCACCGCCGAGGTCCGCCGGCTCGACCTCGCCGACCTCGCGTCGGTCCGGGAGTTCGCGGCGGGCGTCGACCACCCCGTGGACGTGCTCGTCAACAACGCCGGCCTGATGGCCGTGCCGTTCCGGCGCACCGTCGACGGCTTCGAGATGCAGACCGGCACCAACTTCCTCGGCCACTTCGCGCTCACCGGGCTGCTCCTGCCGCGGCTGACCGACCGCGTCGTGACGCTGTCGAGCGTGGCGCACCGGATCGGCCACCTCGACGTCGACGACCTCAACTGGGAGCGCCGCCGCTACCAGCGCTGGCTGGCCTACGGGCAGTCGAAGCTGGCCGACCTGGTCTTCGCCTACGAGCTGCAGCGGCGCTTCGTCGCGGCGGGCTCGCTGCTGCGCTCGACGGCCGCGCACCCCGGCTACGCCGCCACCAACCTGCAGTCGCGCACCGAGTCGGTGCAGGACCTCGCGATGGGCCTGCTCAACCGCGTCGTGGCCCAGGGACCCGAGGGCGGGGCGCTCCCGACGCTCTACGCCGCGACCGTCCCCGACCTGCCCGGGGGCTCCTACATCGGCCCCGACGGGCCCGGGGAGGTCCGCGGCGCGCCGCGTCCGGTGGGCAGCTCGGCGGCCTCGCACGACCGCGCGCTGGGCCGCGCGCTCTGGGAGAGGGCGGAAGCCCTGACCGGTGTTCGGCCGGATGTCGCATCCGCCGTCGCCTGA